The following proteins are co-located in the Parafannyhessea umbonata genome:
- the thiI gene encoding tRNA uracil 4-sulfurtransferase ThiI: protein MADRVCLVHYHEIGLKGKNRSTFENQLVTNLHRALRSFDVADIKRISGHILVTAADGMATDDMAHAISRVPGVARVSVAYVCRQDPEEYCAAAVRALGEAGEFGSFKVHARRSSTNYELHTLDINRLVGSVLCEKFPNKKVEMHHPDVTVIVMVVNASVYVYTDTGVGVGGLPVGTAGKVVTLLSSGFDSPVATWMVGRRGAVCVPVHFSGRPMTADTSEYLCQDIINAMTPSGMVGRLYVVPFGQKQREISLCVPQSLRIITYRRVMFAVAERIARMEGAKALVTGESLGQVASQTLENISVVNEMVSMPVLRPLIGSDKQEIMRRAEEIGTYDISAQDAADCCTLFMPRRPETHAKPDMVHEAWDSFDHDAMIEELVQSVEYVDFDQCPSYKPPRQLRARHRELAPARFERRGDKDATGEKDAATE, encoded by the coding sequence ATGGCTGACAGGGTTTGCCTCGTCCACTACCACGAGATCGGCCTGAAGGGCAAGAACCGCTCCACCTTCGAGAACCAGCTGGTTACGAACCTGCACAGGGCCCTGAGGTCGTTCGACGTGGCGGACATAAAGAGAATATCCGGCCACATCCTGGTGACGGCCGCCGACGGCATGGCCACCGACGACATGGCACATGCGATATCGCGCGTGCCGGGAGTCGCGCGGGTGTCCGTTGCGTACGTGTGCCGCCAGGACCCAGAGGAGTACTGCGCGGCCGCGGTGAGGGCACTTGGCGAGGCGGGAGAGTTCGGCTCGTTCAAGGTGCACGCCAGGAGGTCGTCCACCAACTACGAGCTGCACACGCTGGACATCAACCGCCTCGTAGGAAGCGTCCTGTGCGAGAAGTTCCCCAACAAGAAGGTCGAGATGCACCACCCGGACGTCACGGTCATCGTGATGGTGGTGAACGCGAGCGTGTACGTGTACACGGACACCGGCGTCGGCGTGGGCGGCCTTCCCGTTGGGACGGCCGGCAAGGTCGTGACGCTGCTCTCCAGCGGCTTCGACTCTCCCGTCGCGACGTGGATGGTCGGTCGCCGTGGCGCCGTGTGCGTGCCCGTGCACTTCTCGGGCCGTCCGATGACGGCGGACACGAGCGAGTACCTGTGCCAGGACATCATCAACGCAATGACGCCGTCCGGCATGGTCGGCCGCCTGTATGTGGTGCCGTTTGGGCAGAAGCAGCGCGAGATATCGCTCTGCGTGCCGCAGAGCCTGCGCATCATCACGTACCGCAGGGTGATGTTTGCCGTGGCGGAGCGCATCGCGCGGATGGAGGGCGCTAAGGCCCTGGTGACGGGCGAGTCGCTGGGCCAGGTGGCCTCGCAGACGCTCGAGAACATCTCCGTCGTGAACGAGATGGTGAGCATGCCCGTGCTGCGGCCGCTCATTGGCTCTGACAAGCAGGAGATCATGCGCCGCGCGGAGGAGATCGGCACGTACGACATATCCGCGCAGGACGCGGCGGACTGCTGCACGCTGTTCATGCCGCGCCGCCCGGAGACGCACGCGAAGCCGGACATGGTGCACGAGGCGTGGGACTCCTTCGACCACGACGCCATGATCGAGGAGCTGGTGCAGAGCGTGGAGTACGTCGACTTCGACCAGTGCCCCTCGTACAAGCCGCCCCGTCAGCTGAGGGCCCGCCACCGCGAGCTTGCCCCGGCACGGTTCGAACGCCGCGGCGATAAGGACGCGACGGGCGAGAAGGACGCGGCCACGGAGTAG